The genomic region AGAGACCGAGGAGGGCTTTCGCGCCTGGAAGGCGGGGGAACGGGCCCGCGGCGAGGAGCCGATGATCCGACCCGGTTCCACGTCGTCGTGACGGTCCACGCGCTGGTGCTCGCTGGAGGAACCGGCACCCGTTTCGGGGCGTCGACCCCCAAGCAGCTGCTCGACCTCGACGGCAGCACCGTCCTGGCCCACGCGGTCCGCCGACTCGCCCAGCACCGCGAGGTCGACTGGATCGTGCTCGTGACGCACGCCGAGTCGGCGCGGGAGGCGCACCGGGTGGCGGTGGCCGAGCCGAAGGTCGTCACGGTGGTCTCGGGCGGCGCCACGCGGGCCGAGAGCACGCGGCTCGGGCTGGCCGCGATCCCGGACCTCGCCGACGACGACCTCGTGCTCGTGCACGACGCGGCCCGGCCGCTCGTCACCGCCGCGGTGGTCGACGCCTGCCTCGCCGGGCTCGTCGACCACGACGCCGTGACGCCGGCGGTCGAGTCGGTCGACACCCTCGTCGAGGTCGATGCGGGTGGCACGGTCCTGCGTGGCGTTGACCGCGCCACGGTCCGGCGCGTGCAGACGCCGCAGGGGTTCCGCGCCGGGGTGCTGCGGCGCGCGCACGCCGCTGCCGCACTCGAGCCGGGAGAGCCCACCGACGACTGTGGCGTCGTCCTGGCCCACGTCCCCGGCGCGCGGGTCGCGGTGGTCCCCGGCGACGAGCGCAACCTCAAGATCACCCGGCCGGCCGACCTCGACCTCGCCCGCCGCTGGCTGCACGAGGACTGAGGTCGAGCGCGGCGGCTACTCCGCGGTGGGCAGGGCGGGCGGGACCTCGG from Aeromicrobium sp. Sec7.5 harbors:
- the ispD gene encoding 2-C-methyl-D-erythritol 4-phosphate cytidylyltransferase, which gives rise to MTVHALVLAGGTGTRFGASTPKQLLDLDGSTVLAHAVRRLAQHREVDWIVLVTHAESAREAHRVAVAEPKVVTVVSGGATRAESTRLGLAAIPDLADDDLVLVHDAARPLVTAAVVDACLAGLVDHDAVTPAVESVDTLVEVDAGGTVLRGVDRATVRRVQTPQGFRAGVLRRAHAAAALEPGEPTDDCGVVLAHVPGARVAVVPGDERNLKITRPADLDLARRWLHED